A single window of bacterium DNA harbors:
- a CDS encoding DUF1329 domain-containing protein, with product MRITYCLFLAYFVAFTAKAVELPPEGACPPHTLSNSSQEDSLPEDAVPSRIHPGQILDLEKLAPLSDFLPPEVWERRQSFFFEGQMMQIGPCYRRYPVAPYFEAATAEHAGKATLNEDFDLIDYSGTGLPFPIESIPDEAADAALKWAWNFRYRYQGAGFRGRFRLRDVMNRGHKVERFEGRFFFLPLHGYPGVESRDERNRFVAGGQFTKPTISRGLSWRQFRRASVDQDYSETDDVFVYIPSSRKVRRAPPQNAEGVYLPSYTRANTIDASSVTLPDGTNISDVTLTAAEPVRKGFVGLMIRPNAYRFEALGVKDVLAPINTNNPGYPTVDERSYGPSGLSVASDRWELRRAVVLSGVRKVREGNIARITLYADAQTLAPLYLIARRSNGSIAEVGIFVGRYSSEDPMATEWQGNQANYGLILSVAETFLVSGSGGWVRESFELKAHPPSSEEASRFQTTRRLQLKGR from the coding sequence ATGCGCATCACATACTGCCTGTTTCTTGCCTATTTCGTGGCCTTTACCGCCAAGGCGGTAGAACTGCCACCAGAAGGAGCCTGTCCGCCACACACGCTTTCGAATTCCTCGCAAGAAGATTCCCTCCCAGAGGACGCCGTGCCTTCCCGGATCCATCCCGGACAGATCCTCGACCTGGAAAAGCTGGCGCCTCTGTCCGATTTCCTGCCGCCCGAAGTCTGGGAGCGACGCCAGAGCTTCTTCTTCGAGGGGCAGATGATGCAGATCGGTCCCTGCTATCGCCGTTATCCGGTGGCGCCCTATTTCGAAGCCGCCACCGCAGAGCACGCCGGAAAAGCAACACTCAACGAGGACTTCGACCTGATCGACTACAGCGGAACGGGACTGCCGTTTCCAATCGAGTCGATTCCCGACGAAGCCGCCGACGCCGCGCTCAAGTGGGCCTGGAACTTCCGCTACCGCTACCAGGGCGCTGGCTTCCGCGGGCGCTTCCGTCTACGCGATGTGATGAATCGCGGTCACAAGGTCGAGCGCTTTGAAGGCCGCTTCTTTTTCCTTCCATTGCACGGTTATCCCGGAGTGGAGAGCCGCGATGAACGCAATCGTTTCGTGGCGGGTGGCCAGTTCACAAAGCCAACGATTTCGCGTGGTCTCAGCTGGAGGCAGTTTCGGCGCGCGAGTGTAGATCAGGACTACTCCGAGACCGATGACGTATTCGTCTACATTCCGAGTTCCCGTAAAGTGCGCAGAGCACCGCCCCAGAATGCAGAAGGCGTCTACCTGCCTTCGTACACACGCGCGAACACCATCGATGCCTCGAGCGTGACCCTGCCCGACGGAACGAATATTTCCGACGTGACCTTGACTGCGGCGGAACCTGTGCGCAAGGGCTTTGTGGGTCTCATGATCCGTCCCAACGCCTATCGTTTCGAGGCGCTTGGCGTGAAGGACGTTCTCGCGCCGATCAATACGAACAATCCCGGCTATCCGACGGTAGACGAACGCAGCTACGGTCCCAGCGGTCTGTCGGTTGCCAGCGATCGCTGGGAACTGCGCCGCGCTGTCGTGCTCAGCGGTGTGCGCAAGGTACGCGAGGGCAATATCGCGCGGATCACTCTGTACGCCGATGCTCAGACGCTGGCACCTCTGTATCTGATCGCGCGACGATCGAATGGAAGCATCGCAGAGGTGGGAATTTTCGTCGGTCGCTATAGTTCAGAGGATCCCATGGCGACTGAGTGGCAGGGAAACCAGGCAAACTACGGTCTGATACTGTCGGTCGCCGAGACGTTCCTCGTCTCGGGTTCAGGCGGTTGGGTGCGCGAGTCGTTCGAATTGAAAGCGCATCCACCGAGTTCGGAAGAGGCGAGCCGCTTCCAGACGACCCGGCGTTTGCAACTCAAGGGACGCTGA
- a CDS encoding diguanylate cyclase produces the protein MLTSYTKRLSLAARISALVLAMSFISACFMLGSSLEATRSILKQQVEFELGAGIEHAASLVEHWFLARELEILALRRDPHLTRATAPGEALHQLAAGSPDFNSLMLVDARGQVTARGGVSTAFQPADEKPAGSKTGGVIETPAGLAQIFWASLPSEENGERGWIGGLVLLDRLEEFLRTEHADNGGSLSLVDASGRILMGTAGGTTPEADALGERPKELEKGAESGEAPRVYKWRNPQGREMLGVAVRIPRIAWTLAVEKASSPVFAPVSSVFWRLALFHLLVAAVGCAIAVRFVRSLVAPLQALSAAAHAIAQGDITPAISVPRADREISTLVDAFNQMADRLKTNRRELRKGREKVEAAKARLRARNEELHRSAEQMEQLSITDGLTQLYNHRHFHEHLGREISAARRTGTGLSLILVDLDDFKKLNDRYGHAAGDMILNRAARVMAEAVRENDLLARYGGEEFALVSSQSSLEGAARVAEKLRLAVSGADYRYETDEEGLVEVSVTISVGVAMFRSDTQTLFNDADKALYEAKSAGKDCVMLSQPD, from the coding sequence GTGCTCACTTCGTACACAAAAAGGCTCTCCCTGGCGGCCAGAATCAGCGCACTGGTACTGGCGATGAGCTTCATATCTGCCTGCTTCATGCTCGGGTCATCGCTCGAAGCCACCCGATCGATCTTGAAACAGCAGGTCGAATTCGAGTTGGGTGCCGGTATCGAGCACGCCGCCAGCCTGGTCGAGCACTGGTTCCTGGCTCGGGAACTCGAGATATTGGCCCTGCGTCGCGACCCGCACCTGACCCGCGCGACCGCACCCGGCGAGGCTCTGCACCAGCTTGCCGCCGGTTCGCCGGACTTCAACAGCCTGATGCTCGTCGATGCCCGCGGACAGGTGACCGCCCGCGGCGGAGTCAGCACGGCATTCCAACCGGCGGACGAGAAACCAGCTGGTTCAAAGACGGGCGGGGTCATCGAAACCCCGGCCGGACTCGCGCAGATCTTCTGGGCCTCCCTGCCCAGTGAAGAAAATGGAGAACGCGGCTGGATCGGCGGGCTGGTACTTCTGGATCGCCTCGAGGAATTCTTGCGCACAGAGCATGCAGACAACGGCGGGAGTTTGAGCCTGGTCGATGCGTCGGGTCGAATCCTGATGGGAACGGCCGGCGGCACGACCCCAGAAGCAGACGCGCTGGGCGAGCGGCCAAAAGAGCTCGAGAAGGGAGCCGAGTCAGGCGAAGCACCACGGGTTTACAAATGGCGCAATCCACAAGGTCGCGAGATGCTCGGTGTAGCCGTCCGCATTCCGCGCATCGCCTGGACCCTGGCAGTCGAAAAGGCTTCCAGCCCGGTATTCGCTCCGGTGTCCAGCGTATTCTGGCGACTGGCGCTCTTCCATCTTCTGGTCGCCGCTGTTGGCTGCGCGATCGCCGTGCGCTTCGTTCGCTCTCTAGTGGCGCCCTTGCAGGCTCTATCTGCGGCGGCCCACGCGATCGCGCAGGGCGATATCACGCCCGCGATCTCGGTGCCAAGAGCCGACAGAGAAATCTCGACGTTGGTCGATGCCTTCAACCAGATGGCGGATCGATTGAAGACGAACAGGCGCGAGCTTCGGAAAGGGCGGGAGAAGGTCGAAGCCGCCAAAGCCCGCCTGCGCGCACGCAACGAAGAACTGCATCGCAGTGCCGAGCAGATGGAACAGCTCTCGATCACCGATGGGTTGACGCAGCTTTACAACCATCGCCATTTCCACGAACACCTGGGCCGGGAGATTTCCGCGGCCAGACGCACGGGAACGGGACTATCGCTGATTCTCGTCGATCTAGATGACTTCAAGAAGCTCAACGATCGCTACGGCCATGCCGCAGGCGACATGATCCTGAACCGCGCCGCAAGAGTCATGGCAGAAGCCGTACGCGAGAACGACCTGCTCGCACGCTACGGAGGCGAGGAGTTCGCTCTGGTCAGTAGCCAGAGTTCCCTCGAGGGTGCGGCACGAGTCGCTGAGAAGCTCAGACTCGCCGTATCGGGTGCCGACTACCGTTACGAGACTGACGAAGAGGGCCTGGTCGAGGTGAGTGTGACCATCTCCGTGGGTGTAGCCATGTTCCGCAGCGATACCCAGACGCTGTTCAACGACGCTGACAAAGCCCTGTACGAGGCGAAAAGCGCGGGCAAAGACTGCGTGATGTTGAGTCAGCCCGACTAG
- a CDS encoding LLM class flavin-dependent oxidoreductase, with protein sequence MPSVPLPALSLAAVPGRRAATLDLAREIERRGFAGIYCPSFGDGLGLCEAIAMVTERIPFGTSIVNIYLRHVSEYASTAALIQELSGGRFRFGIGVSHGPMLDRLGVKAGPPLSDMREFVEKLRGIPRVGELPPIVLAGLRKRMVAMSGEIGDGLVFANCARSHVPNSLAALSDSQRANPDFFIGDMIPTCISEDVAAAAAVNRRTLSGYVTMPNYRAYWKEAGYVEEMEAIEQAISAGERDKIPELMSDRWLSDTTLYGPPSSIIEGLEAWYEAGIRTPILVPSSAAGNQMKAFEELFALFG encoded by the coding sequence ATGCCATCGGTTCCGCTTCCCGCCCTCAGTCTTGCCGCCGTCCCCGGTCGCCGCGCCGCGACTCTGGATCTGGCTCGGGAAATCGAGCGACGAGGCTTCGCCGGCATCTACTGTCCGAGCTTCGGCGATGGACTCGGCCTATGCGAGGCGATCGCGATGGTCACCGAACGCATCCCCTTCGGAACGAGCATCGTCAATATCTATCTGCGACACGTTTCCGAGTACGCCTCGACGGCCGCGCTGATCCAGGAACTTTCAGGCGGCCGCTTTCGCTTCGGTATCGGAGTCAGTCACGGTCCAATGCTGGACCGCCTGGGAGTAAAAGCCGGGCCCCCGCTCTCGGACATGCGCGAGTTCGTCGAGAAGCTTCGCGGAATTCCGCGCGTGGGTGAGCTTCCGCCAATCGTGCTCGCGGGCTTGCGCAAGCGCATGGTCGCCATGTCGGGTGAAATCGGCGACGGATTGGTATTCGCGAACTGCGCCCGTTCACACGTTCCCAATTCGCTCGCCGCGCTTTCTGATTCGCAACGCGCAAATCCGGATTTCTTCATCGGAGACATGATTCCCACCTGCATCTCTGAGGACGTGGCAGCTGCAGCAGCCGTCAATCGTCGCACCTTGAGCGGCTACGTCACGATGCCCAACTACCGGGCCTACTGGAAGGAAGCCGGTTACGTCGAGGAAATGGAAGCCATCGAGCAGGCGATCTCTGCCGGTGAGCGCGACAAGATTCCCGAACTGATGAGCGATCGTTGGCTGTCGGACACCACTCTCTACGGACCTCCGTCGAGCATCATCGAGGGCCTGGAAGCCTGGTACGAAGCGGGCATACGCACGCCGATCCTCGTACCGTCGTCGGCCGCAGGCAACCAGATGAAGGCTTTCGAGGAGTTGTTCGCGCTGTTTGGCTGA